The genomic region TTTATCAATCAAGCCTGCCATTGGGACAAGCACTTCCATATCACCTACTAATGCAGTAGCAGACATTGGCGCTTCATCACCCGCATTCAACCAAGTTACAGATTCTAGCTTCGCCAGAGTTTGCAAGAAGGTTAAGTTCGCATCTAAACGCGCTTGATCTTGCTCAGAACCATTACGGAACAAAATAGTCAGCGGCTTAGAAGGAGAAATATTCATTTCACCACGGATATTACGAATACCTTCGATAACACCTTTCAGCCATTCTACATCGGCTTCTGCTTGCGCATCTTTTTTCGCATCATTAGCCATTGGGTATTCACCCAGCATCACAGTGTCACCTTCAACACCCGCTAGTGGCGCAACACGCTGCCAAATTTCTTCTGTTAAGAATGGCATCATCGGGTGAGCAAGACGCAGAAAAGCTTCCAACACACGCACTAAAGTACGACGAGTCCCCATCAATTGTTCAGGCGTAGCGTTTTCGTCCCAAAGAACAGGCTTAGACAACTCCAAATACCAATCACAATATTCGTGCCACATAAATTCATACAAGGCCTGAGAAGCCAAATCAAAACGATGCGTCTCGAAAGCACGGTTGACGGCATCTTCTGCATGCTGCAAACGGGAAATAATCCACTTATCAGCAAGCGACAATTCAACTTCAGCACCACTTTGACCACAGTCTTGATCTTCTGTATTCATCAAGACATAACGCGTTGCATTCCAAATCTTATTACAGAAATTACGGTAACCTTCAAGACGGTTCAGGTCGAACTTAATATCACGCCCACCGGACGCCAATGAACAAAGCGTAAAACGCAAAGCATCAGTACCATAAGCTTGAATCCCTTCAGGATAGGTTTCGCGTGTATTCTTTTCGACTTTTTCCGCTAAGCGAGGTTGCATCATGCCGTAAGTACGTTTCGCCACCAAGGACTCGATATCAATACCATTAATCAAATCCAATGGATCAATAACATTACCTTTGGATTTCGACATTTTATCGCCGCGTTCATCACGAATAAGACCGGTAATGTAAACGGTTTTGAAAGGGACTTTATCGGTAAATTTCAAGGTCATCATGATCATTCTGGCAACCCAGAAGAAAATAATATCAAAGCCTGTTACCAACACGTCTGATTCACTAAATTCAGCAAAATCTTGTGTTTCTTCTGGCCAACCTTGTGTTGCAAACGTCCAAAGTGCTGAAGAGAACCAAGTGTCTAGCACGTCTTCATCTTGAGTTAGCTCAACATCTGCCGCGAGGCTATATTTAGCGCGAACCTCATCTTCATTTTTACCAACATAATGCTTTCCATCCGCATCATACCAAGCTGGAATTTGATGCCCCCACCAAAGCTGACGAGAGATACACCAATCATTAAGATCGCGCATCCAAGCAAAGTAGGTATTTTCCCATTGCTTAGGAACAAACTGGATATCGCCATTTTCAACCGCTTCAATCGCAGGCTTAGCCAATGACTCAACCGCCACATACCACTGCTGTGTCAAGTAAGGTTCAATCACCGTATTACCACGCTCACCACGTGGTACTTTTAGCTTATGGTCGACAACTTTCTCAAGCAAACCAAGCGCATCAAAATCGGCTACTACAGCTTTACGAGCATCAAAACGATCCATGCCATGATATTTCTCGGGGGCTACATCGTTGATCGCTGCATCGTCGGTCAATATGTTGATCAATGGCATATCGTGGCGTTTGCCAACTTCATAGTCATTGAAGTCATGAGCTGGCGTAATTTTCACACAACCCGTGCCAAATTCTTTATCTACGTATTCATCAGCAACAATTGGAATACGACGACCAACCAATGGCAGTTCAACAAATTTGCCAACTAGGTCTGTAAAACGCTCGTCATCCAACGCAACAGCAACGGCAGCATCACCAAACATAGTTTCTGGGCGTGTGGTCGCAACAACAATGTAATCCTTACCTTCCGCGGTTTTTACACCATCAGCAAGTGGGTAACGGAAGTACCACATGAAGCCATTTTCTTCTTCAGAAACCACTTCAAGATCAGAAATAGCCGTGTGTAAAACAGGGTCCCAGTTTACAAGACGCTGACCACGATAAATGATACCTTCGTCAAATAGGCGAACAAACACTTCCTGAACCGCCGCAGACATACCAGGGTCCATTGTAAAGCGCTCTTTATCCCAAGCGACAGAGTCGCCTAACACGCGCATCTGGTCAGAAATAGTGCCGCCAGACTGGCCTTTCCACTCCCAAACTTTTTCAAGAAACTTTTCACGGCCTAGCTCATGACGAGTCACATTCTGAGCGGCTAATTGGCGCTCAACCACCATTTGAGTTGCAATACCAGCATGGTCACAACCTGGCTGCCATAGTGTACGGCTACCTTTCATTCGTTCACGGCGAATCATCGCATCCATCAAGGTATGCTGAAACGCATGCCCCATGTGCAAACTGCCGGTAACGTTTGGTGGTGGAATCATGATAGAGAATGGAGAACCGTTGCCTTGAGGGGAAAAATATCCACCCTCTTCCCAACGTTTATAAATAGGCTGTTCAATACTCTGAGGTTGGTAGGTCTTTTCCATTATGATGTCTTAAGGCTCTTATGTAGCGATCAATTGTAAGTTGAGGAATTATAACGTGTCATAACAAGATAAAGAATAACACGTGGGTAATTAAGCCGTCTGCTAACACATTAGACAGCTATTAATTTGCATTACTCTTTTTGAGCCGTCTCAGCCGCCTGCAACGCTTGCATAACTTCTGATACCAGCTCTGGCAAACGTTTTTCAAGTACGTCAGCAATGGTTTTTGCGATCAAATCTTGCGATAACGCAGATTCAGTAACCACATCATCCAGCGTAACGACGCCATCTAATGACGGATCCTTAGAATCATTCTGAGAGGCTTCCAAGGAAGCGCTGTCACCAAGAGCATCTTGGTCTTGGTGATTAGCATCCGGGGTATTCTCATTAAAAGATTCTTCCAAATGCGCTTCTTGACTAGAAGAGAGAGACTCTCTCTCAGCGACGATATCCATCAAAATAGGAATATCATCTTGATTCCGCAATGCGGATATCAAGGTTTCTTCATCTGGCTCAAAAACACCATCGTCATACTGAGTGGCTAAATCTGACATAAGAAAAACCAATATTAAGAAAGCAGGATACAAGAATGAAGCGAATTTATTCACTTCATTCATCATTTGAAGCCCTCAACTTTCGCATTGAAAAACGCAAAAGTCCACCCTCTCCAAATGAAGTTAATGAACCCAACCTAGCCCAAAACAAAATAACACCTTGATCAGACTAAACTTTCCAATAAAAATCAGCATAAAAAAAGCAGCAACCACTAATGATTGCTGCTTTTAATAAAGACTATGCGCTAGTAAGAAAACGAGTTAGTTACGCTTTACCAAGCAAATAACGCGTCAACAAAGCGACTGGACGACCACTTGCACCTTTCGTTGCACCACCTGACCATGCGGTACCAGCAATATCCAAATGCGCCCAAGGATATGAGCCCGTAAAACGAGACAAGAAGCAAGCCGCCGTTACAGAACCAGCTTCTGGACCACCGATATTACCAATGTCTGCAAAGTTACTATCAAGCTGCTGCTGATATTCTTCATCAAGAGGCATTTGCCAAATTTTATCAGCTGATACTTGGCTCGCTGTTTTCAACTCAGACGCTAGACCGTCATTGTTCGCGTACATACCAGAATTAACGCTTCCCAAGGCAACCACACAAGCACCAGTCAATGTCGCGATATCCACAACCGATTTTGGCTTGAAGCGCTCAATGTAAGTCAATGCATCACAAAGCACCAAACGACCTTCAGCATCAGTATTCAAAATTTCTACCGTTTGGCCAGACATAGTCTTCACAATATCGCCTGGCTTAGTCGCACGAGCACTTGGCATATTCTCGGCTGCTGCAATGACGGCCGTGAAGTTCAGTTTTGGTTTTAACTCACAAATTGCTTTCATAGTGCCAAAAACACTGGCTGCACCACACATGTCGTATTTCATCTCGTCCATTTTCGGACCAGGCTTCAAGGAAATACCACCTGTATCGAAGGTAATACCCTTACCTAAAAGAACATGAGGCGCGTCACCTTCTTCACCACCGCGATAGTTCATCACGATTAAATAACTTGGCTGATCACTACCATGACCTACGGACAACAAGCAGTGCATGCCGAGTTCATCCATTTTGCTTTCGTCTAGTAACTCAACACCGATACTGTATTCTTCACCTAGCTGCTGAGCTTGGGATGCTAAGTAACTTGGCGTACAAACATTACCAGGAAGGTTCCCTAACTGACGAGCAAAGGCAGAACCTTTTGCCGTTGCCGTACCAATCGCCAAAGCAGCTTCGTCTGTACCCTCTAACAACAAAGCGGTGACTTTTGTCGCCTTCTCAGCGTCATCTTTTTTGAAGCCAAGGAAATTATAAAAACCTTCATTTAGCCATTGAGCAACTAAAGCAAGCACATCTGCTTGAGAACGGTTTTTCAATACTAGGCCAGCACTTGCGACAGCAACCGATGCAAATGGCAAACCTTTAATTTGAGCCGCTACAGCAGCAATCACTTTACGAGCTTGCATGTCGCTCAATTCAGCGTCTTTACCAATACCAACCAACAAAACGGCTTGAGCAAAATCTTGAGACACCGCTGGCAGCAATAAAGTCTGCGCAACGCCACCTTTAAATACACCAGTTTCACGCAACTGAGATACTTGTCCGTTGGCATTTTCATCCACCCAAGATGTGGATTCAGGGAAGTCGCCCTCACTAGGAACAAAGGCAACAAGCAAATCTGCTTGAACAGTAGACAAGCGATCAAATAACGCCATATTCATGAAAAAACCCTCAATAAAAATAACTTAGAGATATTTACACTAAACTGCGAGCAATAGAAAAACACACCAAAAGACTGGAAAAAATGCCACTTTATTAATGAAAAGAGCACCTAGAGTCAATTTTTAACACGGTATTCACAAGCTCAATCGTCGTGCGAAATCCTCACTTTTAAAAAAAACTGGATAATATACTTCTTACCACGAGATAATGGGGGCTTTAGATGTGTAATCAACTCTACGCTTAAAAAGCAGAATCCATCCAGAGGTGACTTTGAGACTATTTAAATACTTAGCGAAAGAAGTGCTGGTGTCAACAGCTGGCGTCACGCTAATTTTGCTGCTCGTCATTTTAAGCGGTCGAATTTCCAGCTACTTAGGTCGTATTGCCGATGGAAAAATGACCTTCGAATCTTTATTTTTAATTCTCGGCTACCATATTCCTAGCTTCGTACAGATGATTCTACCATTAGCCTTTTTCTTAGCTTTACTACTTTCCTTTGGGCGCCTTTATATAGAAAACGAAATGTCTGTACTGTTTTCAAGCGGCATCAGCAAGATCAAACTTGCTGGCTACACATTAGGTATTGCCTTAATTATCAGCTCAGTTAGTGCTTCTATCAACTTTTGGCTTGCCCCATACAGTGAATACAAAGCGGCCGAAACCTCGCAGGCGCAAGACCAACTGTCTGCTTTCGACCTTTTAAAACCTGGGCGTTTTGAAGGCAGCGGCCAGCGCACTACTTATATAGACAGCTTCTCTAACGAGGGTTGGATGAATCAAATATTCCTGTCCGACGTAACAAGCAAGAAGAACAGTAGCGTTCCCATTTTGACCTTTGCAGCCAATGCAGAGCAAATACGAGTCAGCGCACAAGGAGACAGAAACTATCTAGTTTTCAAAGACGGCACACGCTACGAAGGCAAGCCAGGTACAGCAAATTATCGAATAACCCAATTTGACACCTACGCTGTACGCATGGAAGACAAAACCAACAAAGTCATTGACGACGCCTACACCAAAACAACGCTAAGCTTACTTAACAGCAACTCCTTGCTGGACAAAGTCGAGCTCCAATGGCGCATTTCATTGGTCATCATCATTCCGATACTTGCCATGATCGGCCTATCGTTAAGCCAAGTAAATCCAAGGCAAGGCCGATTTTTCAAAATGCTACCGGCAATTCTTTTGATGATTTTCTACATTGCCCTTCTAATTTGGGGACGAACATCGCTCGAAAAAGGCAAACTCCCGATCCAGTTTGGTTTATGGTGGATACACGGTATATTCATATTCATCGCTGCGGTACTTTTTGCACAGTACAATCAAATATTTGAGCGCCGTAAGGCTAGACCTTCCCATACTGCGAACACAAGTGAGTAACAGAAATGACTAAAATAGACAGATATATTGGCAATAGCGTTTTATGGGCCTTTTTGATCGTCGCTGTCGTTCTGCTCGGATTGGATTTCGCCCTCACTCTTATAGAGCAAATCAAGAAAGTAAATGACAGCTACACCATCCAATCTTTGTTGCAAGTTATCCTATTTCGCCTACCGGGAAAATTCGCAGAATACATCCCTGTCGCTTCACTGATTGGCACACTAACAGGATTGGGCACACTTGCGGCCACATCGGAATTAACCGTTATGCGCGCCGCTGGCATGCCTATTTGGCGCATTGGCTTTGCTGCATGCCAGCCAATATTACTCGTTTCTTTAATAGGAATGGGGATTTCGGAGTTTGTCGCCCCCGCTGCAGAGCAGAAAGCCAATTTGATAGAAAAATTCAAAGGACAAGAAAGCGGCACGTTTTCACTGACTGGCGGTGTGTGGCTAAAAGCAGATAATAGCTTTGTTTATATCGATGCAGCCGACGACACAGGAAAGCTCTATAACTTACAAATTTTTTCGCCTGACGGTCAGAAATTAAAACACATAAAAACAGCGACCAGTGCCGAGCACATTAAAGATTCTGTTTGGCAACTCAATAATGTAAAAGAAACCATATTTGCTGCAGACCATATCGAGACCAAAAGCATGCCGCAAGCCGAATGGAGCATCAGCATAAAACCTGAACACTTATTCCTCGCTTCGCAAGAGCCTGACTCTTTATCGTTAAGCCAACTGCAGAGCTATCAAGCTTACCTGAAACAACAAAAGCTTGATGGATCACAATACGAGCTAGAATTCTGGATTACAGCACTACGACCCATCGCCTCATTAGCGTTAGTACTGGTTGCTCTATCTAGTGTATTTGGGCCATTACGGTCTTCCACTATGGGTGGTCGAATATTTACTGGTGTTATCATCGGCCTAGCGTTCCAAAACGCGCTCAACTTGTTTGGCAGAATGAGTGTCGCAATAGATTTCCCTCCGGTTATTGGCGTCAGCATTCCTATTGCTATTTGCTTACTGGCGGGCATCATATTGGTAAAACGCAGAGGCTAGGCTCTGCGTTTATATTCTTAACAAAAAGAGCCTTACTTTATTTCACTTCAACGAAGAAGCCATGAATCGAGCAATTCTCGCTAGCGCCTCTTGCAATCTAAGCTCATCACAAGTGTAAGCAAAGCGCACATATTTATGCGCGTCTTTAATGCCGAAATCTGCTCCGGGAGTAAGCGCTACTTTTTCCTGCTCAAGTAACGCTAAACACCACGCCATTGCATCTTGTGTCACATTTGATACATCCACATATATGTAAAAAGCCCCATGCGCCGGCGCAACAACAGGCAAGCCGATAGCCTTCAAACCTTCTAGCAAAACCAAGCGACGAGCATCTAATGTTTGTCGACGCACTTCGCACTCAGCCAATACATCTGGCGAGAATGCACGCACTGCCGCATATTGAGAAACACTCGGCGCGGCAATAAACAAGTTTTGCGCTAGCTTTGTCGCACCCTCGACAGCCCACTCGGGCACGACCAACCAACCTAATCGCCAACCAGTCATAGCAAAATATTTCGAGAAGCTATTCACTACAAAAATATCATCAGCAATCGACAAAGCCGAAAAATCATCGCCTTCGTAAACCAAGCCTTGATAGATTTCATCCACCAACAAATGACCACCAAGCTCACTCACCTTCTCCCACGCTTGCGCAATATAGGATTTATTGAGCACCGCTCCAGTAGGGTTAGAAGGTGAAGCAAGCCAAAGACCAGAGGTGCTTTCACTCCAGTGATTAGCCAAAGAACCCAAGTCCATTTCAAAACCTTCTTCAGGTTTTGTTTCAACCAGCGTCGCTTTCGCGCCCGCTTGAATCAAAAAATGGCGATTACATGGATAACACGGATCTGGCATCAAAACATCATCACCAGAGTTAACCATCAACGACGCCATTAACAACAATGCCCCAGAAGCTCCGGGTGTAACAATAATACGTTCTGGCGAAACGGAAACTTGATAACGACTAAGATAGTAATCACTAATTGCGTGCTTCAATTCAGGCAAGCCGGTTGCCGAAGTGTAACCCGTTTTACCTTGTTGAATCGCCTCAACACCAGCATCTGCAACCGCATCCACCGCAACAAAATCAGGCTCCCCAACTTCAAGGTGAATCACATCCTCACCTTGAGCTTGCAACTGCTTGGCACGAGCCAACACCTCCATCACCTGAAAGGGTGAAATTTGCCCTACTCTTGCTGCCAACTTGTGTTTTTCCATCCCGTTTTATCCACCTTTATCTACCTGTTTCAAAAATATCGCGACATTTTGCGCAAAAAATGTGGTT from Marinomonas rhizomae harbors:
- a CDS encoding valine--tRNA ligase, which codes for MEKTYQPQSIEQPIYKRWEEGGYFSPQGNGSPFSIMIPPPNVTGSLHMGHAFQHTLMDAMIRRERMKGSRTLWQPGCDHAGIATQMVVERQLAAQNVTRHELGREKFLEKVWEWKGQSGGTISDQMRVLGDSVAWDKERFTMDPGMSAAVQEVFVRLFDEGIIYRGQRLVNWDPVLHTAISDLEVVSEEENGFMWYFRYPLADGVKTAEGKDYIVVATTRPETMFGDAAVAVALDDERFTDLVGKFVELPLVGRRIPIVADEYVDKEFGTGCVKITPAHDFNDYEVGKRHDMPLINILTDDAAINDVAPEKYHGMDRFDARKAVVADFDALGLLEKVVDHKLKVPRGERGNTVIEPYLTQQWYVAVESLAKPAIEAVENGDIQFVPKQWENTYFAWMRDLNDWCISRQLWWGHQIPAWYDADGKHYVGKNEDEVRAKYSLAADVELTQDEDVLDTWFSSALWTFATQGWPEETQDFAEFSESDVLVTGFDIIFFWVARMIMMTLKFTDKVPFKTVYITGLIRDERGDKMSKSKGNVIDPLDLINGIDIESLVAKRTYGMMQPRLAEKVEKNTRETYPEGIQAYGTDALRFTLCSLASGGRDIKFDLNRLEGYRNFCNKIWNATRYVLMNTEDQDCGQSGAEVELSLADKWIISRLQHAEDAVNRAFETHRFDLASQALYEFMWHEYCDWYLELSKPVLWDENATPEQLMGTRRTLVRVLEAFLRLAHPMMPFLTEEIWQRVAPLAGVEGDTVMLGEYPMANDAKKDAQAEADVEWLKGVIEGIRNIRGEMNISPSKPLTILFRNGSEQDQARLDANLTFLQTLAKLESVTWLNAGDEAPMSATALVGDMEVLVPMAGLIDKEAELARLQKEIDKASKELQRIQGKLSNDSFVAKAPAEVVEKERAKCDDLQLAVSKLEEQKVSIESL
- a CDS encoding leucyl aminopeptidase — encoded protein: MNMALFDRLSTVQADLLVAFVPSEGDFPESTSWVDENANGQVSQLRETGVFKGGVAQTLLLPAVSQDFAQAVLLVGIGKDAELSDMQARKVIAAVAAQIKGLPFASVAVASAGLVLKNRSQADVLALVAQWLNEGFYNFLGFKKDDAEKATKVTALLLEGTDEAALAIGTATAKGSAFARQLGNLPGNVCTPSYLASQAQQLGEEYSIGVELLDESKMDELGMHCLLSVGHGSDQPSYLIVMNYRGGEEGDAPHVLLGKGITFDTGGISLKPGPKMDEMKYDMCGAASVFGTMKAICELKPKLNFTAVIAAAENMPSARATKPGDIVKTMSGQTVEILNTDAEGRLVLCDALTYIERFKPKSVVDIATLTGACVVALGSVNSGMYANNDGLASELKTASQVSADKIWQMPLDEEYQQQLDSNFADIGNIGGPEAGSVTAACFLSRFTGSYPWAHLDIAGTAWSGGATKGASGRPVALLTRYLLGKA
- the lptF gene encoding LPS export ABC transporter permease LptF, translated to MTLRLFKYLAKEVLVSTAGVTLILLLVILSGRISSYLGRIADGKMTFESLFLILGYHIPSFVQMILPLAFFLALLLSFGRLYIENEMSVLFSSGISKIKLAGYTLGIALIISSVSASINFWLAPYSEYKAAETSQAQDQLSAFDLLKPGRFEGSGQRTTYIDSFSNEGWMNQIFLSDVTSKKNSSVPILTFAANAEQIRVSAQGDRNYLVFKDGTRYEGKPGTANYRITQFDTYAVRMEDKTNKVIDDAYTKTTLSLLNSNSLLDKVELQWRISLVIIIPILAMIGLSLSQVNPRQGRFFKMLPAILLMIFYIALLIWGRTSLEKGKLPIQFGLWWIHGIFIFIAAVLFAQYNQIFERRKARPSHTANTSE
- the lptG gene encoding LPS export ABC transporter permease LptG, translating into MTKIDRYIGNSVLWAFLIVAVVLLGLDFALTLIEQIKKVNDSYTIQSLLQVILFRLPGKFAEYIPVASLIGTLTGLGTLAATSELTVMRAAGMPIWRIGFAACQPILLVSLIGMGISEFVAPAAEQKANLIEKFKGQESGTFSLTGGVWLKADNSFVYIDAADDTGKLYNLQIFSPDGQKLKHIKTATSAEHIKDSVWQLNNVKETIFAADHIETKSMPQAEWSISIKPEHLFLASQEPDSLSLSQLQSYQAYLKQQKLDGSQYELEFWITALRPIASLALVLVALSSVFGPLRSSTMGGRIFTGVIIGLAFQNALNLFGRMSVAIDFPPVIGVSIPIAICLLAGIILVKRRG
- a CDS encoding aminotransferase class I/II-fold pyridoxal phosphate-dependent enzyme, which encodes MEKHKLAARVGQISPFQVMEVLARAKQLQAQGEDVIHLEVGEPDFVAVDAVADAGVEAIQQGKTGYTSATGLPELKHAISDYYLSRYQVSVSPERIIVTPGASGALLLMASLMVNSGDDVLMPDPCYPCNRHFLIQAGAKATLVETKPEEGFEMDLGSLANHWSESTSGLWLASPSNPTGAVLNKSYIAQAWEKVSELGGHLLVDEIYQGLVYEGDDFSALSIADDIFVVNSFSKYFAMTGWRLGWLVVPEWAVEGATKLAQNLFIAAPSVSQYAAVRAFSPDVLAECEVRRQTLDARRLVLLEGLKAIGLPVVAPAHGAFYIYVDVSNVTQDAMAWCLALLEQEKVALTPGADFGIKDAHKYVRFAYTCDELRLQEALARIARFMASSLK